A stretch of the Lactuca sativa cultivar Salinas chromosome 9, Lsat_Salinas_v11, whole genome shotgun sequence genome encodes the following:
- the LOC111919534 gene encoding uncharacterized protein LOC111919534, translating to MGSQMESHCIDDDILTVIWTAEQVIQRVCELASQINNDFSSPGSSSPVVVGVATGAFLFLADLVRNIKLPVTVDFVRVESYGSGTVSNGAPKISCDVKLDVVGKHVILVEDIVDTGNTISHLISYLESKGATSVSVCTLLDKPSRRKVHFKLLGDGKFYGGFECPDSFVVGYGLDFNERYRNLGYIGVLKPEIYE from the exons ATGGGGAGCCAAATGGAGAGCCATTGCATTGACGATGATATACTCACCGTCATATGGACGGCGGAGCAAGTCATTCAGAGAGTCTGCGAATTAGCTTCTCAAATCAACAACGATTTCTCTTCGCCAGGATCTTCTTCTCCGGTGGTCGTCGGTGTTGCCAccggagccttcctcttcctcGCCGACCTCGTCCGCAACATCAAATTGCCTGTCACCGTCGATTTTGTCCGAGTTGAATCCTATGGCTCTGGAACTGTTTCCAATGGTGCTCCGAAGATTTCATGTGATGTGAAGCTTGATGTCGTCGGAAAACATGTCATTCTG GTTGAGGACATTGTAGATACAGGAAACACTATTTCCCATCTCATTTCTTACTTGGAAAGTAAAGGCGCAACATCCGTTTCTGTGTGCACTCTTCTTGACAAACCATCAAGAAGAAAAGTTCATTTTAAGCTCTTGGGTGATGGAAAGTTCTATGGTGGTTTTGAG TGCCCGGATTCATTTGTGGTTGGGTATGGGCTGGATTTCAACGAAAGGTATAGGAACTTGGGTTACATTGGAGTCTTGAAGCCAGAGATATATGAGTGA
- the LOC111919493 gene encoding uncharacterized protein LOC111919493, whose product MSNLFIAVQCFQCSTMQVKQRKKSSNKWSCVICNEKQSVRKVFFQGSMAKDVRKFVQSFNMSRQFVEQQQELLEETLVQEQIEYQPNKRRTDWSEYIEPDINDVGISDDEGDLCEPNVVTELPKPLFKKPKLRANYSAAGLDREDGEELRRPVFGKRISNKKINNGGPYNSTDMEPRTTVRENSKRVQLNNHDYNDEEIGASSRSMMTIPKGLSSVMKKLKRPVSKWDDFIDDGDDMQLESRCQEIDHAAFEMKVSDEIVEDDVHPDFL is encoded by the exons ATGTCCAACCTCTTCATCGCCGTTCAATGCTTCCAATGCTCCACTATGCAG GTGAAGCAGCGGAAGAAAAGCAGCAACAAATGGAGCTGCGTCATCTGCAACGAGAAGCAGTCGGTGCGGAAGGTGTTTTTCCAGGGATCCATGGCTAAAGACGTTCGGAAATTCGTCCAGAGCTTCAACATGTCTCGTCAATTCGTCGAACAACAGCAGGAGTTGCTAGAAGAAACCCTAGTTCAAGAACAAATTGAGTATCAGCCGAACAAAAGACGCACCGATTGGAGCGAGTACATCGAACCTGACATCAACGATGTTGGAATCAGTGATGATGAAG GAGACCTGTGCGAGCCAAATGTTGTGACAGAGTTGCCAAAGCCATTGTTCAAGAAGCCAAAACTGAGAGCTAATTACTCTGCTGCTGGATTAGATCGTGAAGATGGTGAAGAACTTAGAAGGCCAGTTTTTGGAAAGAGAATCAGCAACAAGAAAATTAATAATGGAGGTCCTTACAACTCCACAG ACATGGAGCCAAGAACAACAGTGAGAGAAAATTCCAAAAGAGTTCAACTTAACAACCATGACTACAATGATGAAGAGATAGGTGCATCTTCAAGATCAATGATGACAATTCCAAAAGGATTAAGCTCAGTGATGAAGAAACTAAAGAGACCAGTTTCGAAATGGGATGATTTCATTGATGATGGTGATGACATGCAGCTTGAAAGCAGATGCCAAGAGATTGATCATGCTGCTTTTGAGATGAAGGTTAGTGATGAAATTGTAGAAGATGATGTCCATCCTGATTTCCtatga
- the LOC111919535 gene encoding probable ATP synthase 24 kDa subunit, mitochondrial yields the protein MSRILSRSTRQIYNQSILQPHHAVSARFYAKEAVPKGLKGDEMLKGIFFDVKKKFETAIGILRKEKITIDPEDPAAVSQYAKVMKTIREKADLFSESQRIQYTIKTRTDGIQDARSYLLALKEIRLKRGLTDEIGAEGMMMEALEKVEKELKKPLMRNDKKGMALLMTEFEKVNQKLGIRKEELPKYEEQLELKIAKAQLEELKKEAHEAMDTQKKREEFKDEEMVDVKSLDIRNFI from the exons ATGTCTCGAATTTTATCGAGATCCACTCGTCAG ATATATAATCAATCCATACTGCAACCACATCATGCAGTTTCAGCTCGCTTCTATGCCAAAGAAGCTGTTCCCAAAGGGCTAAAGGGTGATG AAATGTTGAAGGGGATTTTCTTTGATGTAAAGAAGAAATTTGAGACAGCAATTGGGATTCTCAGAAAAGAGAAAATCACAATTGATCCTGAAGATCCCGCAGCTGTTTCTCAGTATGCTAAGGTCATGAAAACCATAAGAGAAAA GGCGGATTTGTTCTCAGAATCTCAAAGGATTCAATACACAATCAAGACACGAACTGATGGAATCCAAGATGCCAGATCTTATTTGTTGGCACTGAAGGAGATTCGTCTCAA GAGAGGGCTTACTGATGAAATAGGTGCAGAGGGTATGATGATGGAAGCTCTTGAGAAAGTTGAGAAAGAACTTAAGAAGCCACTTATGAGAAATGACAAGAAGGGTATGGCTCTCTTGATGACAGAGTTTGAGAAAGTTAATCAGAA GCTTGGGATCCGTAAAGAAGAATTGCCTAAATACGAAGAACAGTTGGAGCTAAAAATTGCAAAAGCACAACTTGAAGAACTGAAGAAAGAAGCTCATGAAGCAATGGATACACAGAAGAAAAG GGAGGAGTTTAAGGATGAGGAAATGGTGGATGTGAAGTCTTTGGATATTCgaaacttcatatga